Genomic segment of Prochlorococcus marinus CUG1433:
TTTGGATCAATTGCGGCTACTTGATCCTGTGGAACTACCTTGAGATTAATGTTGTAAGGAACATCAGCAAATGGAGATCCCCTGAGGGTTGCAAACAATGCAAATAGAACAGGCATTTGTACAATCAATGGAAGGCAACCTGCGAGGGGACTGCCAAACTCATTCATTAATTTTCCAAGTTCTTCTTGCTGTTTCTTTGGATCACCTGAAAACTTAGATTTTATTTCCGCCTGCCTTTTTTGCATTACGGGTTGAGCAATTTTCATTCTTCTTGCGCTTCTAATGGAACCAGCGCTAAGAGGGAAAAGTGCAATTCTAATTACGACTGTCAATGCAACAATCGCTAATCCATAGCTGGGAACTAAACCGTAGAAAAAATCTAGAATCGGGATAAGTAATTTTTCAGAAATGAACCCTATCACGATATTAAAAAGAGTGTAATTTTATTAGACATTTTATTTTACAGGAAAATTAGGTTTTTGTAATTAATTTATTTAGGATTTAGTAGCAAATCCCTCTACCTCGTTGAGATTTGGAATTTGTGATCTTTTATTCATATTTTCTTCAATAAATTTTTGCTTTTCTCTGAATAAAGCTATTGATTTCATTTCAACCTTTGATCCGTCGTCAAGAATAAGAACCATATCACCATATGAACCAAATCCCCTAGGAATTGATCTGATTTCTTCGATCTTACTTAAAGAAATTTGGGTTTTGTTTTTACCAAACCATCCACCATCTATCGAAATTTTCTTATTAGTTATTTTATATCTCAACCACAAAGCCCTAACTATTGCGGCAAAGGTAAACGGTAAACCAAGAATGGTTAGTCCTGCTAAAAGATTTATTATTAAATCGCTTTTTGCAGGCCCACCTTCGTAAAAGATTTCTTCATTCATGTTAATCATTTGATTAGACGAGATTTGAACATTAAGTTTTGAAATTCCTCCAAAAGTCTATTTCTATCATTGCAGAAATCCCCAAATTTAAGGTTAACAAGTAACCAATGAGGTTTGTGGTTATTAATTCTTGGAATATTTTTTAATAACCACTCTTGTAGAATTCTTCTTATTTTATTTCTAACTACAGCTTTTTTTGAAACTTTTTTACTAATAGCTATAGCTACTTTTAGATTATTTGAAGTGCTTCTAATTCTGTGGGATAGGAGTATTTCTGGATTTGATTTCGCAACTTTAAAAGTCATTAATTTCCCATGATATTTTATGCAATTTTTGTGAATATAATTAAAAGTCCTATGACCTTTTAATCGCATATCTTTAGGTAGGGCCATTTAATTTAGAGTTAAACAGCTATTCTTTCTCTACCTTTTTGTCTTCTGCTTTTAATAACTCTTCTTCCGGTGTGAGAACGCATTCTAACTCTGAAACCTGATACACGTTTTCTTTTTCTTGAAGTTCCGCCAAATGTTCTTTTAGTCATTTTTTTTACTATATGTATTTAATCTATCATTTAATCGATCACTATAGTCCAGCTTCCTAAATATCTTGAATCTGATTTTCCTTTGGGTTGCCCGTATGAGTGGAATTGAAATAGTCCCGATTTATTTGGGTTGGAGACTTTAAAGACAATTGCATAACTTTCTTTATTAGAGGGAATTGGGCTATAGGGGTAAATATTCAATGAAGTTAGGGATGATTTATCAGTATTGAGCTCAATATCAGCTGGAATATCCTCAAGACATGTAGTTCTACTTTCAAAACCGCCTATTCTTACCTTACAAAAACTTATTTTTTCTTTGCTTAACTTTGTTTTAAAGGTTTTGGGAATTACTAGATTTATTTTTAAGAGATCAGCAGTTCTATCACTTGGCCTTAAGAAAAAATAAATTGTATTTCTAAATCTTCTTTTATTTTCTTTTTGAAACCACTTTAATCGTCTATATCCAGAGTCTTGGTCCCACTGAAATTCGAGCCCTGCTTTAGCGTCTTGTATGTCATTAAAAAAGGGAGTCGAAACTAAAATTGTAGGGATAAGAAAAAATCTTAAAATCTTAAAATTTAAAATAACTTTCTTTGTTTTTTTTAACATTGATGAAATAACTTTAATATAAAAAATTTGGGTTATCCAAATTTTAGTTAGGTAATTAGTTTTCCTAAGGTTAACATCTATCTGACCTTAATTTTGAAGCGCCTCTTAAGTAAGGATGTTTTATTGGAATATCTGGCGGCAATAGAACTTGAGCCATTATTCTTATACAAAAATCAATATCATTTGATACCTGCATTTGTTGGCAGTCTAAAAATGCTACTGAATCAAGACCATTACATCTCCTCGCAATTGAAGCGGGGAAACATGCATCCAAGTCTTTTGTTGCCGTGAATGTAATGGATAATAAGTTCGTCTTGATCAGATTATTACGTAAAATTAATTCATTTACTAATTCCACTACGGCATCTTCTATCTCCGCGACAGAATTCCCAGAGGCTGTAGTAGCTCCTCTAATAAATGAAATTTTATAATCATCTTTCATTTTTCACACCTATTTATGGTTTATATAACCACAGTATTTTATTAGATGAATCAACCTCAAATAAGATATAGTTGATAGCTTTTTCAATTATTCTGCTTCCTGGTATTAACCCAAGTATTTTCTTTTTTTTCTTCCCAAAAGTTAAGGGTTGAATTTTTGGATCAATATTAACCATTTTTGAAGCAAGTTCCCTCGCAACAAATTCATCTCCAATTTCATCGACAAGTCCTAGTTCTTTTGCTTGAGTTCCAGTGAAAATTCTTCCATCAGAAAATTTTCTTACTTCTTCAACAGGCAAATTTCTCCCTTCAGCCACAGCTTCAGTAAATTGTTTATAACTTTCATCTATTAGTCCTTGAAGTAGTCCTCGACCCTCCTTACTTAAAGGTTTATCAGGAGAAAGAATATCTTTAAATACACCACTTTTAACAGTTTCGAATTTAATTCCTACTTTATCTAATAATTCAGAAAGATTATTTCCTCTTATAATCACACCAATAGACCCAGTAATTGTTCCTGGATTTGCAATTATTTTGTCAGATGCAACTCCAATGTAAACTCCCCCTGATGCTGATATGTTCCCGAAACTTGCAATGACTTTACACCCCTTTTCTTTTAGTCTCTTTATAGCAGAGTATATTTCCTGGCTATCGCCCACAGTACCTCCTGGGGAATCAATTCTCACGATTAAGGCAGGAAATTCTCTATCCTCAATTTGTTTAAGAGCTTTGAGGACAGAAACTCTTGTTGAACTTGTAATAGGCTCATCAATTACGATACGAGCAATTCTTTTTTTTGACTTTCGTCTAAAAGGCCAAATCATTCTTTTAAGGTAAATACATAAAACTACTTTAAAAAGATTATCAGCAGACTTAATGAATTCAATCCTAAATTGGTTTTTAATGATACTCCCATTTATTTTTTGGGGTACTTCAATGGCAGCTATGACTCCATTAGTTTCTAGTGCTGGTCCAGAGTTTGTGGCTTCTTTAAGATTACTTCCTGCAGGAATTCTTGTTCTAATAACAACATATTTGTTTAAAAGAGACTTAAAAATTTATAAGTGTGATTTGAAGTGGTTTTTTGTTTTTACAATTGTCGACGCTACTTTTTTTCAATTGTTTTTAACTTATGGTATTGAAAAAACTGGTGCAGGTCTCGGATCAGTATTAATAGATTCTCAGCCCCTTTTGGTTGCTGTACTAGCAAGAGCAATTTTTGGTAATTTAATTAACCCAATAGGTTGGTTAGGTTTGCTTTTTGGCTTAGGAGGGATAGTATTTTTAGGTGTTCCGCAGGAATTTTTAGAAAATTGGTGGTTAATGTCTGATAAGGCAATGACTAACGTTTCTTTTAATTTTGGAGAACTTTGGATGCTTGCAGCTTCTTTAGCTATGGCATTAGGAACAATTTTAATCAGATTCACGTGTACTAAAAGTGATCCAATTGCAGTTACTGGATGGCATATGGTTTTTGGAAGTTTGCCATTAATTCTTAAGCATTGCATACAATCAAATTTTCAAATTATCCCAGATTGGTCATTATTTGATTGGGGACTTATGTCATTTGCAAGTGTTTTCGGAGGAGCTGTAGCTTATGGATTGTTTTTCTACTTTGCTAACAACAAAGAAATAACTGGATTTAGTACTCTTGCATTTTTAACTCCTGTATTTGCTCTTTTAAGTGGAGGGGTATGGTTAGGTGAAAGGCTTACTATTGTTCAATGGATAGGAGTAGTTTTTGTGCTTATCTCGGTATTTTTTGTAAGCCAAAGAAGGACATTATGGGAAAATAGAACGACTGATACTACTATTTAGTTAGTTTCTTGGTGTAAAAAGTATTAATAATGCGAATAGTTTTAATTAGCACTCCAATAGGTTTCTTAGGTAGCGGCAGAGGCGGAGGAGTTGAGTTAACTTTAAATTCTTTAGTTTCTGGATTGCTTAATTTAGGTCACTATGTAGAAGTGATTGCTCCTAAAAATTCTAAATTACACAAAAGTAATGAAAAAGCAAAATTACATCTTGTAGAAGGTGAGGATCAAATCAGTTGGCAGCATCAAAATTACAATTCTCCTGTAATTATCCCAGAAAATTCGCTTCTTGCAGGAATGCTTGAAAAGGGATTAGAAATAGCTAGAAAATCAGATATATTGTTGAACATGTCTTATGATTGGTTACCTATCTGGATGACTTTAAATATAGATGTCCCCATTGCACATATTATTAGTATGGGTTCCGAAAGTTTAGTAATTAATGATTTAATTTCCAAGGTATATGCTAAGTATCCATATAATTTTGCTTTTCATTCAAAAATACAGGCCAATGATTATCCATTTATAAAAAAACCAACAATTATTGGTAATGGCTTTAAATTAAATAATTATATTTTTCAAGATTCAGTAAACGGACCTTTGGCTTGGGTTGGAAGAGTGGCGCCCGAGAAAGGCTTAGAGGATGCGGCTTATGTGGCACATGTACTTGGCGAAAAACTCAATGTTTGGGGAGTCATAGAAGATGAGACTTATGCCTTAAAGATTGAGCAATCATTTCCTCAAGGTACGGTATGTTGGAAGGGTTTTTTGGCTACCGATGAATTACAAAAAGAACTTGGCAAATGTAGGGTTTTACTAAATACCCCAAAATGGAATGAAGCATATGGGAATGTCGTTGTTGAAGCTTTAGCCTGTGGGGTGCCAGTTGTAGCTTATAGGAGGGGAGGACCTAGTGAAATTATTCGGCATGGGCAAACGGGATTCCTTGCTGAACCAGATGATAGAGAAACACTTCTTTTACATGTAAAGAACATCAAAAATATAAAGCGTATAAATTGTAGAGAATGGGTAGAAAAAAATGCCTCCTCTGATATATTTGCTAACAAGGTTTTGAACTGGCTTAATAAGGTAATTAATGAATATAAGTAAATTAAAATATTAAATGATATTCCCCTTTACGAAAAAAAGGCTTTTAACTTTATTGATAGTTTTTTTTGCAGGGATTGTTATATTTATTTTCGGTTTAGGAACAACTGGACTGGTAGATGAAACTCCTCCTTTATTCGCATCTGCTGGGAGGGCAATGAGTGAATCTGGTGATTGGTTAACTCCTAAAGTTAATGGAATGTTCCGTTTTGATAAGCCGCCTCTAATATATTGGCTAATGGGTTTTTTTTACTCATTACCGAAAAACGAGATTTGGGATAGTTATGGGACAATCTCGGCAAGACTCCCTTCAGCTTTGGGATCTTTGTTTTTAATGTTGATGATTGGAGACACGTTGTTTTGTTGGCCACAGAAAGGTGATAAGCAATTTCTTACTCCAATAGTTGCTTCATTAGCTTTTGCGCTTTCTCCATTAATAATAATTTGGAGCAGAACTGCTGTTAGTGATGCTCTATTAACTGGAACCTTGGGAATTAGCCTACTTTTGTTTTGGAGAAGAATGGCGAGTGATAATAATGATCAATGTCTCTCAGCATGGCTATTTTTGGCTCTCGCAATTCTATCTAAAGGTCCTGTTGCATTTGTTTTGGCAACTTGTACCATTACATCTTTTTTATTTTTTCAGAAGAATTGGAAAAGTTTGCTTTTGAAGATAAACCCCAAGAAAGGTTTTTTGATAACAATTTTAATAAGCTTGCCTTGGTATATATTGGAACTCATAAAAGAAGGAAAGCCTTTTTGGGACAACTTTTTTGGTTATCATAATTTTCAAAGATACACGTCAGTCGTCAATAATCATGCAGAACCATTCTGGTTTTTTCTCTACATAATGATATTAGCTTCATTGCCATTTTCACCTTTCCTGTATCACGGTATATTTATAACTTTCAAAGATTTCTTGAAAGGTTTTAGAGGAAGTTACACGATTTCTGAAACACTTTACACATATTCTATTTGCTGGTTCACCTCAGTTTTAATTTTTTTTAGTATTTCTGCCACGAAATTACCAAGTTATTGGTTGCCAGCAATTCCAGCAGCAGCACTTTTAATCAGTAATAGCTTTATAAGCTTAAGAAATTCAAAAAAAACTTATTTATATTTTTGGATTTTTAATATTTTAATTTTGTTTGGTATCTCAGTAGCATTCTTTTTTTCAAATTTTTGGCTTAATTCTATAAATGATCCAGAGATGCCCAACCTAGCAACTGAACTGATAAGCTCAGGGATAATTTTTAAAGCTAAATTATATTTCTCTGTCCTTACAGTTTTTGCAATTATTTTATTTTCTATAAAATCAAAAAATATCCTTTTTTATATTCAAATTCTACTTTTAATTGGACAGTCTTTTTTGATGTCACCTATTAGAAAATTAGCAGATACTTCAAGACAATTACCTTTGAGGAATATATCGAAATTAATTTTAACTATTCGCGAGGGTAATGAAACCTTAGCGATGATTGGAATAAGAAAACCTTCTTTGCATTATTATTCGAGACAAATTGTTTTTTATGAACCAAATACTAAAGAGGGATTAATTAACCTTTCCGACAGACTAAACACAGATAGGAGAAAAAATTATGAAGACCATCCTGACTATGACTCCAATTCTTTATTAGTAGTGATAGATGAATATTCTTCAAATCAACAACATTGGTCAAATATTAATCATCAAAAATTGGGCGTATATGGAATTTATAATTTATGGCGAATTAAAAAAAGTGATTTAATTAAGTATTCGGATTTTTATGTCAAAAAAGGTTATAAATCCAATTGGAGAAATAGAAAAGTTGAGAATTTTTAACACATACCTTGTTTCTTAATTGCGTTTTTCAGATCATCAAGGCTGCACTTATTGGGAATTTCAATTTTATTCAAATCTTCGAGTAATTCAAGATCGATCACAGAGTCTTCTGCTAAAAAACTAAAGACTTCATTAATGCTTATTCCCATATCTTGAGCCATCTCTGAAATGAGTCTTAAAGTACCTCTTCTAACAGAGATCCTCAGATCTAAGGGGATATATTCATTTTCAGGGTTTGCTGACTTCATACTCTAAATCTTAAGACATTATTTAGTTATCCGGATATTATCTTTACAATATGGATTAATTATGCGTTTATTTTGAATTTTTCAATAAAATGCCTTTATCAAAATTGTCAAGAGTGGAATTGTCGCTATTGAAATTATTGTTGTAGTAAATAAAATTTTTGAAGCTATCCTTTGTTTCACTCCATAAGCCTCTGCCATTAAAATTGTTGATATAGCAGTTGGAGTTCCTGCCTGAAGAATAACTGCAGTTGATTGATAGAAATCAAAATTTAAAAATTTGCTTATTACAAAAATGATTAATGGTAGGATCAATAACTTTAATAAAATTGAGTACTTTATTTCCTCTCCAAAATCAAAAAATTCATCTTTTTGATTTGTTATTAATCCTAGCCTTGCTCCCACAATAGTAATTGCTAAAGCAATAACTATTCTTGCAGGTATCCAAAGATAATTGCCTAAAAACTCGTCTATTTGAAAGAGGTATGCCAAAAATACACCAATTATCCCTCTAGATGCAGGACCATTTATTAAGGCATTTAACAAACCTTTAATATCAAAGATATTCTTATTTTGTGATTTTTCTGGAAGATAAAAAGGTCCAAATATCCAGGCAAACAATGTTGTACCTAAGTCATAACCGATAGTAAAGTTTATAGTCGATGATGGAAGAAGAGCCATTGCAATTGGTATTCCAAGAAATGATGTATTACCTATAAGTCCTGCAAGTTGTAAGGTGTAATTAGGAAGTCTGTTTTTAAATATTGGGATTATATTAATTAGAATTATTAAAAATCCAATTACAAAAAAAGCTAGAGATGCACTTTTAATAAGGTTTATATCTATACCCTCTTTCAATAAAAGACCCATTACAGACAATGGGATGCCAAATCTTATAAGTGGTCTTGCAATTATTTCAGATATTTTTGGATTCTTTTTCCCAAGATAAAAACCAAAAATCAAGAAAGGGATAATATTTATAAAAAGAGAATAGATGGTATTTATTAAATATTTAATAATGCAATATTAACTTGCCGTAGCGCAGTCAAAAAAATTTTATCATGTTCGGCTAATTAAATTATCTTCCAGATCGCTTTTTCAGGAATTAAAGGAGATTTATATGTATCATCTGGTTCCTTAGTCGAAACTCTCCAGTTTGGAACTCTACAGGTTACGTAGGCAGGGCTTTCAATTATAACTCCTGGTTTCTCATCAAAAGTACAAGTAAAGCCTTCTTTCCAAAAACCACCACTGTTAAGGCTACCTTTAAACCAAACCCAGCATTTTGATGTTTTCAAGATCTTTAAAATTTAAATATATAATAATCAAAATAAATTAAAAACTTATTTATTAATACTTTTAAGACAATTTTAGATCACTTTAAATTTTTGAAAAATAAATTTTTGATATTAATATCAAGAGATTTAAGATTAAGGTAATTAAATTTGCTAACAAAATTGGTGTAGAAGAAATTTTATATCCGTAAATAATCCAAGATAAAACCCCAATAATGAACATTATCAAAGTCGTTAATGAAACATCATCTGCCTTCTTTGTTTTTAAAGTCTTTATCAATTGAGGAAGAAATGCAGCTGTTGTTAAAATCGCGGCGAAATATCCGAATAAGTCTACATTCATAAAGGTTTTTAAAAAATATTTTCTTTAATTAAGTCTAAATCAGATAAAAATCTTAAAGGGTCCCTCATATTTGATGAATATCCAAGTACATCATTTGAAAAAAATTTATACACAACTTTATCCTCATCTAATAAAAAAGAAGCACCTCTCTGAGGAAGATATTTTTCATGAAGAATGTAATCACCCCAGTTTTGGATTATTTCATTCATATTATTTAATCTAAAAGTTGCTAATTCAAAGGGTCTCAAATAACCATTCCCGAAAAACGCTTTAAAAGAATTACCTGAAAATTTTAAGAATTTTAAAATTTCAATATTGTCAAATTCTGAATAGATTTGTTTTGCTTTACGGTCTCCTGTATAACCTCTAAGAACTTCTTTGATTGTTCCAAAAGAATTTATCCCAGAAAGCATCAAAAGCATATTAATCCAACCACCTAAACCTATATCTATCCCTTTAGAAATATTTAGCTTATTGTGGATTTGGTTATGAGTGACAACTGCTAAATTCTCTTTATGAAAGCCAGTAAAGTTGCAGAATTTTTCCTTCCCATTTTCGTTACCAATTGCTAAAGCAAAAATATCTAAATGTTTGTCTTGATTATTATCGATAAATTTTTTCAAATTAATTGCATATTCAAAACTATCAAAATCACCTAATAATCCAAATAAAATAATTAATTTAAATTTTTTTCTCCCTTTAAAATTAAATTCATTAACAATTTTATTGATATCGTTTTGTAGTTTGTCAGCCACGATTTTTTTAATGTTTTTTATGAATTATCCTCAAAAAATTTTTCTTACCTTAATTTAGTATAAAATTTTACATGAAAAGGTTTTTAAAGAAATTGATTTAAGGTTTTTAGATTTTATTATTTTAAGGTAAACATTTTGAAGTTATGACTGTAGGAATTTATTACGCAACTACAACTGGAAAAACGGAAGATGTAGCTGATCGTCTTCACAACTTTATTTCTTCAGCAGAAGCACCTAAGGATGTATCCGATGTCGATGATCTTTCTGAGTTTGAGAGCCTTGATGGAATTATCTGTGGAATTCCAACTTGGAATACTGGAGCAGATGAAGAAAGATCAGGAACTGCATGGGATTCAATCTTGGAGGATATTGGAGAACTAAGTTTGTCGGGGAAAAAGGTTGCAATTTTTGGTTTGGGAGATTCTTCTACCTATACAGAAAATTATTGTGATGCCATGGAAGAACTTCATAGCTACTTCACTAAAGCAGGCGCCGAAATGGTTGGCTATGTAGATAAATCTTCTTATACATTTGATGAGTCTAAAAGTGTTATGGGAGAAAACTTTTGTGGATTACCACTCGATGAGGATAGCGAATCTGATTTGACCGATTCACGTCTTGAAACATGGGCTTCTCAGCTTAAGAATGAAATACCCTCACTTACGTAAGCCTTCTCGGATATTCGTTCCTGATTTGTAACATTTGTTCTTTCACAATATGTTTTTTTTACATAAGTAATTAAATCTGTAAAGAACATGTAAAAACAATACTGATAAGCAATATGCTCAATTTGCTGTTTACTTAAATCAAGTGTTACAAACTTACGGAAAATCTGATGTCACCTATGACTGGTACGCTGGGAATTCTGGTGTTGTTGGCCGTTCAGGTAAATTCATAGCTGCTCATGCTGCCCATGCAGGTTTAATGATGTTCTGGGCAGGAGCTTTTGGATTATTTGAATTGGCTCGTTACGACGCCAATATTCCAATAGGCTCACAAAAAGCAATTGTTTTGCCCCACCTTGCGGGTATTGGAATTGGTGGCGTTGAAAATGGTGTTATTACAGAGCCATATGGAATAGTTGTAATTTGCACATTACATCTTATTTTTTCAGCAGTATTGGGTGCTGGGGGATTATTACACTCAAATAAATTTGCAGGTGATCTTGGAGACTATCCAGAAAACAGTAAGCCACAAAAATTTGATTTTGAATGGGATGATCCAGATAAATTGACTTTTATTCTTGGCCATCATCTAATCTTTCTTGGACTTGGAGCAATTATGTTCGTTGAATGGGCTCGTATTCATGGCATTTACGACCCAGTAATAGGTTCTACAAGGCAAGTTATTTACAATTTAGATATCTCCGCTATCTGGAATCATCAATTTGATTTTTTAAAAATCGATAGTCTGGAAGATGTTATGGGAGGACATGCTTTTCTAGCTTTCCTTGAAATAATAGGAGGAGTTTTCCATATTTGTACTAAACAATTTGGAGAATATACAGAATTTAAAGGTAAAGGATTACTTGGCGCCGAGGCAATCTTGTCATATTCAGTGGTTGGTGTTTCTTATATGGCTTTTGTTGCTGCTTTTTGGTGTGCTTCAAATACAACCATATATCCAATTGATCTATATGGAGAGCCTTTAAAGCTTCAATTTGAATTTGCCCCTTATTTTACCGATACAGTTGATTTGGGTTCAGGATTATATAGCTCAAGAGCTTGGCTTGCTAATACTCATTTTTATTTGGGTTTCTTCTTTTTACAAGGTCATCTTTGGCACGCACTAAGAGCAATGGGATTTGACTTTAAGAAAATTGGTCAAGCTTTTGACAATATTGAAAATACAAAAATTACCCAAAACTAATTTAATCTGATAAAAAAAACTCTCCTCTAATGGAGAGTTTTTTTTTGTAGAATTTCTAAAGATATTCATAAATTTATGGATAATATAAAAGATATTAATTGTAAAGAGATTTTCAGAAAGGCTTATGAAAATAGGTATACCTGGAAGAATGAATTTAATGGTTACCAAGGTAAATGTATTTTTTTGATTAATGATAATATTCACAAAGGTAGCTTCTTATTAGGTAATGACTTTAAACCTAATATTCAAGAAATAGATGATGAGAAAATTGTTAAAAGTATTTCTTCTCAATTATTTGAAGTGTGTATTCATAGGGTAAAGAGAGAATTCGAATCTATTCATTCAGAAAATAATTTTAATTTACTTAAAAATTCTGAAAGTGGAATTGAAATGAGTATTTCAGGTAAGAATCATGGAGATAAATATAGAGTTAAAAATGAATGTATTAATATGGTCTATAGAAAAATTCATGGAACCATAATTGAAATCTTTGTTGAAGAATTCTTTGATACAGGAATAGGTACCCTTAGTAAAAAATACAGTAGTCAACAAATTGACCCTGATACACTTAAGGCCAAATCTCAAAAATTGGAATACCAGGATGAGTTTGTAAATATAGGTAAAAAGGATTATTGGATATTAAATTCGAGAACAATAAAATACTTAAATAAAAATCAAGAAGAAGAAATACAAAAATTTGTTTTTGAGGATCTTTCTTTGTTGAAATGAGCTTTATTCAACCAATCTAAATCCTTTATCAAGTAGTTTTTGATAAAGAAGTCTTGCTCTGAACGCTAGGATTTGTTCTTCTTTTTCATTACTAATCACATGAAAATAGTTATTATCTAATTTATTTTTGCTAAAACATACGTTTGCTTCTCCTAACCTTAAAGTCCAGTTTTCTTCTTTGGCTAAATGCTGATTAGGGCCAAGATCCCATGGGCATTTTTCAGGATATTTTTCTCTTTTGGAACCCATATGATTATTTTAACTATCCAATACTAGTAAAAATTAAAAAGCATGGCTATGAGTTCTAACTTTTAATGTCGTTCGTAAATGTAATTACTTTATTATTTATCCTTAGACGCAATTAAGCAATAAAAGGGATCTTTATTAAAAAAATTAAAAATATTAAGGTCTTGTTGATTGAACTTTTTAATAATTTTGGGTTCGTTAAAACCGTTTGTGATTAATACTTTCCTTACATATTTAACTCTCTCTTCCTCAGAAGATGAAGTCCAAATGTGGGGAGCCTTATGCCAAAAAGCTCTATTTGAAAAAGAAATTATAATCTTGCCGTTTTCACTTAAAATTCTACCAATTTCTTTTGTTAGATTCTCGGGATATTGTAAATATTGCCATGCAGCTACCATTAAACAATAATCAACACTTGAGCTATCTAAGGGAATTTCTTGATTTAAGTTGAAATTTTGTATCCAATAAGAGTCAAATA
This window contains:
- the sppA gene encoding signal peptide peptidase SppA is translated as MIWPFRRKSKKRIARIVIDEPITSSTRVSVLKALKQIEDREFPALIVRIDSPGGTVGDSQEIYSAIKRLKEKGCKVIASFGNISASGGVYIGVASDKIIANPGTITGSIGVIIRGNNLSELLDKVGIKFETVKSGVFKDILSPDKPLSKEGRGLLQGLIDESYKQFTEAVAEGRNLPVEEVRKFSDGRIFTGTQAKELGLVDEIGDEFVARELASKMVNIDPKIQPLTFGKKKKKILGLIPGSRIIEKAINYILFEVDSSNKILWLYKP
- a CDS encoding DUF2808 domain-containing protein → MLKKTKKVILNFKILRFFLIPTILVSTPFFNDIQDAKAGLEFQWDQDSGYRRLKWFQKENKRRFRNTIYFFLRPSDRTADLLKINLVIPKTFKTKLSKEKISFCKVRIGGFESRTTCLEDIPADIELNTDKSSLTSLNIYPYSPIPSNKESYAIVFKVSNPNKSGLFQFHSYGQPKGKSDSRYLGSWTIVID
- a CDS encoding EamA family transporter translates to MNSILNWFLMILPFIFWGTSMAAMTPLVSSAGPEFVASLRLLPAGILVLITTYLFKRDLKIYKCDLKWFFVFTIVDATFFQLFLTYGIEKTGAGLGSVLIDSQPLLVAVLARAIFGNLINPIGWLGLLFGLGGIVFLGVPQEFLENWWLMSDKAMTNVSFNFGELWMLAASLAMALGTILIRFTCTKSDPIAVTGWHMVFGSLPLILKHCIQSNFQIIPDWSLFDWGLMSFASVFGGAVAYGLFFYFANNKEITGFSTLAFLTPVFALLSGGVWLGERLTIVQWIGVVFVLISVFFVSQRRTLWENRTTDTTI
- a CDS encoding glycosyltransferase family 39 protein is translated as MIFPFTKKRLLTLLIVFFAGIVIFIFGLGTTGLVDETPPLFASAGRAMSESGDWLTPKVNGMFRFDKPPLIYWLMGFFYSLPKNEIWDSYGTISARLPSALGSLFLMLMIGDTLFCWPQKGDKQFLTPIVASLAFALSPLIIIWSRTAVSDALLTGTLGISLLLFWRRMASDNNDQCLSAWLFLALAILSKGPVAFVLATCTITSFLFFQKNWKSLLLKINPKKGFLITILISLPWYILELIKEGKPFWDNFFGYHNFQRYTSVVNNHAEPFWFFLYIMILASLPFSPFLYHGIFITFKDFLKGFRGSYTISETLYTYSICWFTSVLIFFSISATKLPSYWLPAIPAAALLISNSFISLRNSKKTYLYFWIFNILILFGISVAFFFSNFWLNSINDPEMPNLATELISSGIIFKAKLYFSVLTVFAIILFSIKSKNILFYIQILLLIGQSFLMSPIRKLADTSRQLPLRNISKLILTIREGNETLAMIGIRKPSLHYYSRQIVFYEPNTKEGLINLSDRLNTDRRKNYEDHPDYDSNSLLVVIDEYSSNQQHWSNINHQKLGVYGIYNLWRIKKSDLIKYSDFYVKKGYKSNWRNRKVENF
- the rpmH gene encoding 50S ribosomal protein L34; this translates as MTKRTFGGTSRKRKRVSGFRVRMRSHTGRRVIKSRRQKGRERIAV
- a CDS encoding CopG family transcriptional regulator; translated protein: MKSANPENEYIPLDLRISVRRGTLRLISEMAQDMGISINEVFSFLAEDSVIDLELLEDLNKIEIPNKCSLDDLKNAIKKQGMC
- a CDS encoding ribonuclease P protein component, encoding MALPKDMRLKGHRTFNYIHKNCIKYHGKLMTFKVAKSNPEILLSHRIRSTSNNLKVAIAISKKVSKKAVVRNKIRRILQEWLLKNIPRINNHKPHWLLVNLKFGDFCNDRNRLLEEFQNLMFKSRLIK
- a CDS encoding glycosyltransferase family 4 protein, with amino-acid sequence MRIVLISTPIGFLGSGRGGGVELTLNSLVSGLLNLGHYVEVIAPKNSKLHKSNEKAKLHLVEGEDQISWQHQNYNSPVIIPENSLLAGMLEKGLEIARKSDILLNMSYDWLPIWMTLNIDVPIAHIISMGSESLVINDLISKVYAKYPYNFAFHSKIQANDYPFIKKPTIIGNGFKLNNYIFQDSVNGPLAWVGRVAPEKGLEDAAYVAHVLGEKLNVWGVIEDETYALKIEQSFPQGTVCWKGFLATDELQKELGKCRVLLNTPKWNEAYGNVVVEALACGVPVVAYRRGGPSEIIRHGQTGFLAEPDDRETLLLHVKNIKNIKRINCREWVEKNASSDIFANKVLNWLNKVINEYK
- the aroH gene encoding chorismate mutase; this translates as MKDDYKISFIRGATTASGNSVAEIEDAVVELVNELILRNNLIKTNLLSITFTATKDLDACFPASIARRCNGLDSVAFLDCQQMQVSNDIDFCIRIMAQVLLPPDIPIKHPYLRGASKLRSDRC
- a CDS encoding PH domain-containing protein produces the protein MINMNEEIFYEGGPAKSDLIINLLAGLTILGLPFTFAAIVRALWLRYKITNKKISIDGGWFGKNKTQISLSKIEEIRSIPRGFGSYGDMVLILDDGSKVEMKSIALFREKQKFIEENMNKRSQIPNLNEVEGFATKS